The DNA sequence GCGGTAACTATATCGGCATGATGCCCGGTCAGGGCGAGCCTGAAGATCACTTTGTCGCCCTCGATACCCAGCCGAAGTACCACATCAATAACGGCGAGCTGATGATTCACCTCAAGTCAGCGGATTTAGGCTCGCTTACCAGCGGTTCGCTGGTCTATTTCCGTAAGATTCCGGTCGGCCGGGTTTATGACTATGCCATTAATCCGAATAACCAGGGCGTCACAATTGATGTGCTAATTGAGCGTCGTTTCACTAATCTGGTGAAAAAAGAGAGCCGCTTCTGGAACGTTTCCGGGGTGAAGGCCGACGTTAGCTTAAGCGGCGCTAAGGTACAGCTGGATAGTCTCTCGGCGCTGGTAAACGGCGCCATTGCCTTTGACTCTCCGGATAATTCTCCCCAGGCCCAGCAGAATACGGATTATCACCTGTATGAAGATCTGGCTCATAGCCAGCGCGGGGTCGTGGTTAACCTTGAGCTTCCCGACGGCGCGGGCCTGAAAGCCGGCTCAACGCCGCTGATGTATCAGGGCCTCGAGGTTGGCCAGCTCAGTAAGCTGAATCTTAATCCGGATGGAAAAGTGACCGGAGAAATGACCGTCGACCCGAGCGTCGTCAGTCTGCTGCGGGAAAAAACGCTGATTCAGATGAAGAAGCCTAAAATTTCGCTGGATAACCCCAGCGTTAGCGCCCTGCTGACCGGCACCACCTTTGAGCTGGTACCCGGCGAGGGTGAACCGCGCAACCAGTTTGCGGTGCTGCCTGCCGATAAATCCATCCTGGAAGAGCCGGATGTCGCCACCGTTACGCTAACCGCGCCGGAAAGCTACGGTATTGATGCCGGACAGCCGTTAATTCTCCACGGCGTGCAGGTCGGCCAGGTCCTCGAACGTAAACTGAACGCCGATGGCGTCACTTTCCAGGTCGCGGTTATGCCGGAGTATCGCTCATTGGTTCGCGGCGACAGCAAATTCGTGGTTAACAGCCGCATCGACGTTAAAGTCGGTATCGACGGCGTGCAGTTCCTCGGAGCCAGCGCCAGCGAATGGGTAAACGGCGGGATCCGCATTATTCCTGGCGATAAAGGCGCGATGCAGAGCCGCTATCCGCTGTACGCAAACCAGGAAAAAGCGCTGGAAAACAGCATGAGCGACCTGCCGACCACAACGCTGACTCTTTCAGCCGAGACCCTGCCGGACGTGCAGGCAGGCTCCGTGGTGCTGTATCGTAAATTCGCGGTCGGAGAAATCATTACCGTTCAGCCACGCAAGAGCGCTTTTGAGATCAACATCCATATCAAACCGGAATATCGCCATCTGCTGACCAGCAACAGCGTGTTCTGGGCCGAGGGCGGCGCAAAAGTGCAGCTCAACGGCAGCGGTCTGACGGTTCAGGCTTCTCCGCTTTCCCGCGCGCTAAAAGGCGCGATCAGCTTTGATAATCTGAGCGGCGCCAGCGCCAGCGCGCGTATTGATAACAAACGCGTGCTGTATGCTTCAGAAACCGCCGCCCGCGCGGTGGGTGGACAGATAACCCTGCATACTTTCGACGCGGGTAAAATTGCCGAAGGTATGCCGATTCGCTATCTGGGGATTGATATCGGTCAGATCCAATCGCTGAAACTGATCACCGCGAAAAACGAAGTCCAGGCGAAAGCGGTCCTCTATCCGGAATACGTCGACACCTTTGCCCGCGCCGGTACGCGCTTCTCGGTGATTACCCCGCAGATTTCGGCCGCGGGGGTTGAACATCTGGACACCCTCTTCCAGGCCTATGTCAACGTTGAACCGGGACGCGGCTCGCCGCGCCGTGATTTCGAAATTCAGGAAACCACTATTAGCGATTCACGCTATATCGACGGCCTGAGCATTATTGTCGAAGTGCCGGAAGCTGGCTCGCTGGGTATCGGTACGCCGGTCCTGTTCCGTGGTTTAGAAGTCGGTACCGTAACCGGCCTGATGCTTGGCTCAATGTCAGATCGCGTTATGGTGCAGCTGCGCATCAGCAAGCGTTATCAGTATCTGGTACGTAATAACTCGGTCTTCTGGCTGGCTTCCGGCTATAGCCTCGACTTTGGCCTGATTGGCGGGGTGGTGAAAACCGGTACCTTTAATCAGTTCATCCGCGGCGGTATTGCTTTTGCAACACCTACGGGTACGCCGCTGGCGCCGAAAGCGCAGGATGGTAAACACTTCCTGCTGCTGGAGAGCGAACCGAAAGAGTGGCGCGAATGGGGCACCGCTCTGCCGCGCTAAGCGTAAAAGGCTCCGGTGTCCGACGCCGGAGCCTTTATGCTAAACTACGCACCCTTTTTTCGTTGTGGTGCGCTCCCCGTGGCTCAAAACGCAGTCTTTCTTCCTGAAGAATTCCTCGCTCAAATGCGTGCGGCAATGCCCGCGCATCTCTCTTTCGATGATTTTATCGCCGCCTGCCAGCGCCCGCTGCGCCGAAGCATTCGCGTCAATACGCTGAAAATCAGCGTGGCTGATTTTTTGCAGCTGGTAGCACCCTATGGCTGGCAGCTAACGCCGGTACCATGGTGCGCAGAAGGCTTCTGGATCGAGCGTGAAAACGAGGACGCCCTGCCGCTGGGTAGTACCGCTGAGCATCTTAGCGGGCTGTTTTACATTCAGGAAGCCAGCTCTATGCTGCCGGTCGCCGCGCTGTTTGCCGACGGCGCAACGCCGCAGCGGGTAATGGACGTGGCCGCCGCGCCGGGTTCTAAAACGACGCAAATAGCGGCACGCATGGGCAATGAAGGCGGGATCCTCGCTAATGAATATTCAGCCAGCCGGGTCAAGGTGCTGCACGCTAATATCAGCCGCTGCGGAATTAGCAACGTGGCGCTAACCCACTTTGATGGCCGGGTTTTTGGTGCCGCGCTGCCAGAATGCTTCGACGCAATTCTGCTCGATGCTCCCTGCTCCGGCGAAGGCGTTGTGCGTAAAGATCCTGACGCGCTGAAAAACTGGTCGCCGGAAAGCAACGCGGAAATCGCCCAAACCCAGCGCGAGCTTATCGACAGCGCATTCCACGCGCTTCGTCCCGGCGGGACGCTGGTGTACTCCACCTGTACTCTGAACCGACAAGAAAACGAAGAAGTGGTTAACGGACTGCTGGCGCGTTATCCGCAAGCGGTAGAAGTCTTGCCGCTGGCCACACTGTTCCCACAGGCCAGCGAGGCGTTAACCGAAGAAGGTTTTCTCCACGTCTTCCCGCAGATTTTTGACTGCGAAGGCTTCTTCGTCGCCCGCTTACACAAAACCGCCGCCATCGAACCGCTCCCGGCCCCCGGCTATAAAGTAGGCAAATTCCCTTTTACCCCGCTTAAAGATCGTGAGTCTGCCGCCATCGCTAGCGCTGCCGCCGCCGTTGGCCTGCAATGGACCTCTGACCACAGGCTCTGGCAGCGGGATAAAGAAATCTGGCTATTCCCCCAGGCGCTGGAGGAGTTATTTGGCAAAGTGCGCTTTTCCCGCATCGGTATTCGTCTTGCCGAAACCCACAATAAAGGCTATCGCTGGCAGCATGAGGCGGTAATCGCGCTTGCCGCGTCCGATTCTCCTTTTGAGCTGACTCAGGCCGAAGCGGAAGAGTGGTACCGCGGTCGTGACATCTACCCCGAAACGCCGCCGCAGCAGGATGATACGATTGTAACGTTTCAGGGTGCTCCGCTCGGGCTGGCGAAAAAAGTTGGGTCGCGTTTAAAAAACAGCTATCCCCGCGACCTGGTACGTGATGGAAAACTTTTTAACACCAAAGCGTGATGATGCGCCAAAAAAACGCACTTTTTCACTGGCGCTTTGCGCCTCTTTGTCTACGCTGAAAAATGTCGGTCTTAACTGGTCGTACCACAACTCAGCAGACAAACGGGGTGAATTTATGGCGAAAACTAACGTACGTATCGGCGCGTTTGAAATAGACGACGCCGAACTGCACGGCGAACAGCAGGGAGAGCGAACGTTAAGCATACCATGCAAATCCGATCCAGATTTATGTATGCAGCTTGATGCATGGGATGCTGATACCAGCGTACCCGCGATACTTGATGGTGAACACTCTGTCCTCTACCGTAAGCACTACGATCGCCAGTCTGATGCCTGGGTCATGCGCCTTGCCTGACTCAAATGAACCCGTCGCCTGAGACGGGTTATTTATTTCCCCGCCTCTCCGACATCTCCTACACTTAACGATATGTTTTTCAGGATATGAGGCCAGGATGTTTGCCTTAGTACTGTTTATTTGTTATCTGGACGGAGGCTGTGAAGATATCGTTGTGGATATTTACGATAACGAGCAGCAGTGCGCGACCTCAATGGACGAGCAGCGGATACGCCACGGCGGCTGCTTTCCGGTAGAAGATTTTATCGATAGTTTCTGGCTTCCCGCCCGAGAATACAGCGACTTTTAGCCTGCCTGCTGTAGCGCAACCAGCGTTAACTCTCCGCCAAATACCGCGCCGGTATCAATATAATGCTGGTTATCGCTGTCATAGCGCCGCTTGAGCGACGTATGGCCAAACCAGAAATGGTCAGCGCCAGCAATGGCGCCGTGACGCCCGGCCAGATGATCGGTTAGCCGCCGGCGGCTCCACAATACCTGATGCGCATCCACCTCCTGCTGCCAGGCATAAACCGCGGCGGGGTAATCCGCGTGGGCAATCACATGAACCACCTCGCCGCAGCGGAGTTCTATCACCAGCGGCAGATATTGACAGCGGGCGATTAGCTCCGCCAGACCTCCCTGCTGTTGCGCAGAGCTTTGTTTATACCAGCCGCCGCCGTTCATCTCCCACAGCGCCGTCTTGCCGCCGGTAAGCGCCTCCAGCGCCATCTGCTCATGGTTTCCACGCACGGCATAAACCCAGCGACAGCGTAGTAAGTTCAGACACTTTGCGCTCTGCGGCCCGCGATCGATAAGATCGCCAACAGAGAGGAGAAGGTCGCGATAAGGATCAAATTTGCGCTCACGCAGAGCGGCTATAAGCTGCGTAAAACAGCCGTGCAGATCGCCAACCAGCCAAATATTACGCCAGGCGGAACCGTCAATACGCTGATACATATATCGCCCTCCCAGCATAATTATAGGAATATTCCACCAATTTAGCGCCTGAAAAATTGCCACCTCAATAAACCATCAACGAAAGCCAAATATAGTTCGTCGGACCGTTAAGCTCTCCACGATATCTCCATAGAATACAAACCAAATAACAACGAGGTACTCATCGTGACGGATAACAGCCTGCATTCAGCCAGCGTAGCTGAGCGACGCCCGCATCTTATTACCGATTTAGTCATGGGCCGCTTAACTCCGGCGCCAATATGGCAAAAACGTAATTACCGGATTAAATTTTTACTCCGCACAGCCTTATTTTATGCGCCCACCCGCAGCATGCTGGAAAGCCTGTCGGCGCGCGCGGATTTCAACCAGCTGTTGGCCGCTCAGGTAACGCTGCCGGGTAAAGTCCATCGCCAGTATTTATCCCGCGGTTTAAACGCCAGCCAGCGCGCGCAGGCCATTATCAGCCACTATCAGTTTGTTGATTCTCTGGGCAACTCGCGCCTGGCCAACGCCATGACCGCCGCGCAAGAGATGCCGCTGCTTGAACTGACGGGCAAAGACGGCAGCCGGTTTACGCTCTCCGCCTCCTCGGCGGGCAAAGCGGAGCGCGAGGGCGAAACGACGCTATGGCTGCGTGATGATGACGAAGTTGTACTTGCCAGCACGACCTTTAGCGTCATCCGCCAACAGGAACAATGGCAGTTGACCATCGGCGGTCTACAGGGGCCACGCAGCACAATCTCACATGAAGTGATTAAGCGCGCCACTCGCGCCTGTCACGGCCTGTTCCCGAAACGCCTGCTTCTGGAGTTTATCTGGCTAATGGCGGCACGTTGCAACATTCATCAGATTTACGCGGTAAGCGATAACGGCCACGTCTTCCGGGCGTTGCGCTATCGGCTGAGCAAAGGACGCCATTTTCATGCCAGCTATGATGAATTCTGGCAATCTATCGAAGGCGTCCCTGACGGGGCCTGGCGCTGGCGTTTACCACTGAAGCTCGAAAGAAAAACGCTCGAAAGTATTGCCAGTAAGAAACGTGCTGAATATCGTCGTCGCTTTCAATTACTGGATGATATGGCCGCCAGGATGGCGCAGCTCGTGGATTAAATAACGGGCTCTCATCTTATTTTTAAACGCCGTCTGGTCCTACGGCGTTTGTCTCTTACATAGAATTTAGCGCCGGTTATGGCTTCGTTTTACTGTTTGTGAACGGTTTTTACCGCGATGTTCAAAACAGAAATACTTCTCCCTGTTGATTATTTTGTTCGCCGCCTTCTGGTTTATTTTCAGCGGCCGAATATGGCTCCTGGGGAGCTCCCCTGAAACAGGTCTCTATCCCACTTTTACGGCGCCAGAATAATTCTTACGAGATTATATTGATGTCCCGCGTCCTCTTTTTGCTCGCCCCCAAAACCTCCCGTATGCTGGCGTAATAACTGCAAAAAATTAGAGCGGCTTTAAAACCATTATTTATTTGTCATACAAATATGTATACTGAGCCACTTCCGATGTTGGCCCATGGACTTCACCTGCACAATGGGCCTGGTTTTGTGCAGGTGTTTTCTCCCCTTCATCAGCTCACGCCGCTCCCCTTAGTTCACCCTATAAATTTTGTCCGCTCTTTTTCTAAAAACTTGATCCAGATCTCGTTTTTAGAAAAAACCCCGCTCACTTCGCGCCCCATCAAACACAAAGAAAAAACATAAACCCAACAACAAATTAACACTAAGAGTTTAAAACCAAATAAAAACCAATTTTAAAGATTAAAAAACCATAAAAAATAAAAATAATAGTCAATTATGCAAAATTACGCATATTCCATAGGAGTAGTTATACGTTAACCAACAAAACCGTGGCAGTTCATCGGTAATAAATATCCATTGCTACATTGTTGTTTTTCTTCAGCGGCTTTCCACTAAGAGGTTCTCCATGAACGTCAAAACGATATCGCGCAGTATCCTGGGCGGCTTAATAAGCGCCATAGTTATTCTTCAACCGGCTTCTGCAGCGGGGACATTAAGCGGCCAGATTGGCGTACAGGTGACGCTTGGTAGCGGATGCAGCGTATCAAACGTCCGCGACGGAGAAAACAACCGCTGGGGCAACATTAATTTCGGTAATTATGGCGATTTAGTAAACTCCATTGATGCAAGTATCGTTGGCAGCGGCGGTGGAAATGCGCTAACCGTAACCTGTACTCAAGATCTGGACTCTACGCTGACGCTTGACGGCGGCCAGTCTGGCGATGCTGATTTGCGTTATATGAAAAACGCCGGCGGCACTCAGCAGATTGCTTATCGTCTCTATTCGGATACCGCCCGCAGTAACGAAATACTGCCTGGTGGAACAATAGCTATCGTAGGAACGGGGAGTCCGCAGGCGATTCCCGTTTTTGCCCGAATCCGCCCGGAAGACCAGAGCGTCAATGCCCCCACGGCCGGTGAGTATAACGATATTGTTACCGCGACCTTGACCTGGTAACAGCATAAGGAAAATGGGCGTCATGCTTCGACCAGAGTGGCTTACATTATTTCTGCTTTTCGCCTCGGGCGCCCAGGCGGCTACTGTGCAGAAGACATTTAAAGTCTCCGCACAGATAACCGCCGGCTGCGCGCTTGGCGCAGGCGATGGTTCACAAACCACCGATTTCGGCACCCTGAGTTTTGGCACTTTGTCATCGCTCTATAACAACGTCGATGTCGCCAGTACTTCCGGCGCAGGTTCCATCATCGTGACCTGCACGCCCGGAACCTCCATTTCAATCGCTCTTGACTATGGTGTTAACGGCGGTTCAGCAACCCAGCGCTTTATGTCGAGCGCCGGCAAGACCCTGGCGTACCAGCTTTATCAGGACGCCAACCGTTCTACGGTTTGGGGAAACAATACGCAGGCTTTAAGCGTCGCATCATTTCCGAGCACCACGCAAACCTACACGGTTTATGGCCGCCTTTTTGCCACGAATGGCTTCCCGGCGGTGGGCTCATATACCGACACGGTCACCGTCACGCTGACCTATTAAATAATTCACAGGTTAACTATGATCCGCTGTAGATTTACGCCGTTTATATTCGCTTTATCGATCCCCTCATCCGCTCTGGCCGCCAGCTCAGTCCTGGTATGGCCGATATTTCAGACTATCGAAAGCCACGAAAAAGGATCTGAACTGTGGCTGGAGAATCGCGGCAGTACGCCGGTAAATTTACAGCTGCGCGTTTTTGCCTGGGATCAAAAAGCGTCTGCGGACACCTACGCCGATCAACGTGATGTTGTCGCCAGCCCCCCTTTTACCACGGTTGCGCCGGGTCAGCGTCAGCTGGTGCGGCTGATGCGCGTTGCTCCCGTCGCGGCCGGCATAGAGAAATCCTATCGTATCGTTATCGATGAGATCCCCCAGGCGCAACCTGCGTCGCCTGTGGATAAAAATTCTGCAGGCCTGAAAATGCGTATGCGCTATGTCCTGCCGCTGTTTACCTATGGACAGGGGATCGTGCCGCTGAAGAACGATGGCCCGGCCGAAGCCGTCAGAACAACGCTGCGCTGGTCGCTCTCGCAGCAAAATAATCGCCAGGCGCTGTGTATCGATAACACGGGCAATCAGCATGCCAGGCTTAGCACGGTTTACTGGGCGAATGCCAACGGCAAAGGGCAGATTCCACAGGCTAACGGCCTTCTCGGCTACGTACTGGCGCAGAGAAAAAGCTGTTTCCCGACCGCGGGAAACTCCCCGCTTCCCTCAGGGATGCATTTGTTCGCCAAATTAACGGATAACGGCCAGGCGGTGGAAATTCCGGCGAATCGTTGATAATGAAAGACCTGAAAAGGACGGCGTCAGGAGGACTGCTGGCAATGGCTTCGGTCAGCGCCTGCGCCGCAACCTATGATTCCCTGCCCGCACCAGCAGCTTCGTACAGCGAAAAGCAGGAGTACGAGCTGTATCTCAGTCTGGCGGTGAACGGTAATATTCAGGCAAGCGCCGTTCCGGTAAAGGTAATCGCGGGTCATTACTGGGTTTCAGCCAGCGTTTTGCAACAATCGCATATCCCGCTGAAGACCAACGACGCGCTGGTCGATGTGTCGACGCTCCCCTCGGTTAAGGTGGAATACGATCGGGCGGGGCAAATACTAAAGCTGCAGGTCCCGGACGCATGGCTTCCCGAGCAGCATATTGGGGAGACATCGGGACAAAATTATCAGGCCGCGATTAGCAGCCCGGGGATTTTATTTAACTACGACGCTTATAGCCTCTTTTCATCCGGAGGCTCGCAAACCACCAGCGCCTTCACCGAGACGCGCCTTTTCGGCCCGCCGGGGATCTTCACCAATAATGCCGTGATCCGGCAAAACTGGTCTTCGACGGGCTATGAGCAGCAGGGCTATATGCGCTACGACACCCTGTGGAAATACAGCGACACTGAGCAAATGATAAGCTACCAGGCCGGAGACGTCGTCAGTAATGCTCTGACCTGGAGTAGCTCAGTTCGCATGGGAGGGTTACGCCTGAGCCGCAACTTCAGCGTTCGCCCGGACCTGGTGACCTATCCGCTGCTCAATTTATCCGGCAGCGCGGCGGTTCCTTCCAGCGTCGACCTGTTTATTAACGGTTATAAAACCAGCTCTTCGCAGATCAATGGTGGGCCCTACACGCTGACCAACGTGCCCTATATTAGCGGTGCTGGTGAAGCGACGGTGGTGACTACCGACGCTCTCGGCCGCCAGGTTTCCACCAGCATTCCTTTTTATGTCTCTAATACCCTGCTGCGGGAAGGCCTGAGCGATTTTGATTTCACCATCGGCGCGCTGCGCAGCAACTATGGAATTAAAAATGCCGATTATGGTACCGGCGCGGTAAGCGCTATTTATCGCTATGGATTAAATGACTGGCTAACCCTGTCTGCCCATACCGAAGACCGCAAAGGATTAAGCAATGCCGGGATCGGCGGCGATATCGGCGTGGGTAACCTCGGCACGCTCAGTCTGTCCGGCAGCGCCAGCCAGGGCGAGGGGGAAGGCAGCCAGTTTACTTCGGGTTACTCTTACTACGGCAGTAGCTGGGGAGTGAACTATCAGCATATTCAGCGCAGCGCCAGTTATGACAATCTCAGCACCTATGGTTCTACCGCGACGCTAAGCCGTCAATCGGACCAGGCCACGCTGAGCCTGAGCCCGTGGGGAAGAGCTCTGGGCTCTTTTAGCCTTGGCTACTTTGATATTAAAGCCGAGGACAATTCGCGTACTCGTCTGATGAACCTCTCCTGGAGCCGTAGCCTGTGGCAAAGCAGCAGCTTTACTCTGAGCATAAATCGCGATCTACAGGAAAATAGCTACTCCAGCATGCTGCAGATAATCATCCCGTTCGATTCACAAAGCTCGGTGCAGCTGAGCGGCCAGCGTTCCAGCTCCGGCCAATGGGGAGAAAATATCAGCGTCAGCCGCTCCGCGCCATCAGAGGGCGGGCTCGGCTGGAACCTCGCCCACTCAATCGGCGGCGATAGCTATAGTCAGGCGGATCTGACCTGGATCAACCGCGTGTCAACGCTGAGCGGCGGCTACTATGATTCGAAAGATGACCATCACAGCTGGTTTGAAGCTTCAGGCGCGGTGGTACTGATGGATAACAGCGTGTTTTTCGCCCGGCAAATTAACGATGCTTTTATCGTGGTCTCTACCGGCAACTACCCGAATATTGCGGTGAGTTATGAAAACCGAAAAGTCGGCGTTACCGATAAAAATGGCCATCTGCTGATCCCCTGGGCTTCGGCGTGGTATCCGGGAAAGATCACTCTCGATACGCTGCCGCTGCCAACGGACACCGAAGCCGTAACGGTCGAGAAACGTATCGCCGTGCGTGAAAGCAGCGGCGCGCTGGTCGATTTCCCGGTTAACCGCGTGCGCTCGGCAACCCTCGTCTTCCTCGATGCCCAGGGGCAGCCCCTGCCGGTCGGCACGCCGGTTGAAGAGGTTAACAGCAAACAGAGCGGTCTGGTGGGCTACGACGGCGTCGTCTGGCTTTCACACCTCGGACGCAACAATGAAGTCAAAATAAATGCCGGAGAGCTTCGCTGCAGTATTCAGTTCGAACTTCCGGAATCAACGCCGGTTCCACAACGGATAGGTCCGGTTAGCTGCCCCCCTTTACAGCGGAGATAACGTTGAAGAATATTCTGCTTCTTTTTGCTGCACTGTTTTTGCTGGCCCACTCAGCCAGTAGTCTGGCCGATTGCAGTATCAAAGCCAGCTCGCCGAACTTTGGTTCCGTCGACTCTTTTACGCTGAACACGGTGGCACAAGGCGTGAACGCAGGTGCCGGATTTACCTGTACTAAACCGCTAATTTCAGTGGCCGCAACCAATACCGTTACGGCCAATATTATTTCGGCATCCAACGCTAACGGTAACTCGCTAAGGCTATTGGGCGATAATGGCGTTTATATCCCCTACAACATCTGCAAGGACTCGTCCTGCGGTATCTTGTATGGCGTCAACAGCAGCATTCCATGGAGCTCAACATCACTTCTCGACCTGCTCGGATTATTTAACTCAACGGATGGTACATTGCCTCTCTATTTTCGCATTCCGCCGGGAAGCAATGTTCCGGCAGGAACCTATACCGATCAAGTCTCGATCCGTTGGGATTATCACCTCTGCTACGCCGGGGTGGCGAATATTTGCATATGGGTAGATAGCAACCCGAATTCCCCCCTCATCTCTACGGTCAACGTGACGCTAAAAGTCACTAACTCCTGTTACATCGATAGCGCCCCGGACGTGGCGTTTACCCCCGCCGCGATCCCGGCCAACTTTAACGACTTAAACGGTAAATTTTCCATTCGCTGTACCCAAAACGCCGCCTATACCGTGAATCTTGCGAGCGACAACGCCAGCAACGGCAATTGGCGACAATTGATCTCCACGATTAACTCGCAAAACTATTTTCTGCAATATCAATTTTTTCAATCCAACGGTAGTGCCTGGACCCAGGCTAACAATCTCAGCCTCTCCGGTACCGGCGCATCGCAGGACGTAAATTACACGTTGAAAATAAACACCGCGCAGCCAAACCAACCAGCGGGGAGCTATAGCGATAACGTTAAAGTCACCGTGACCTACTGAAGTTAAGTACGCGGATTTTATGTAAAGGGAATGTTATGCAGGATTTTGTTGTGATATAAGATGAAAGATCCCTTTTCGCCAGATGCT is a window from the Klebsiella oxytoca genome containing:
- a CDS encoding YebW family protein, giving the protein MFALVLFICYLDGGCEDIVVDIYDNEQQCATSMDEQRIRHGGCFPVEDFIDSFWLPAREYSDF
- the pphA gene encoding protein-serine/threonine phosphatase, producing the protein MYQRIDGSAWRNIWLVGDLHGCFTQLIAALRERKFDPYRDLLLSVGDLIDRGPQSAKCLNLLRCRWVYAVRGNHEQMALEALTGGKTALWEMNGGGWYKQSSAQQQGGLAELIARCQYLPLVIELRCGEVVHVIAHADYPAAVYAWQQEVDAHQVLWSRRRLTDHLAGRHGAIAGADHFWFGHTSLKRRYDSDNQHYIDTGAVFGGELTLVALQQAG
- a CDS encoding YebV family protein, translated to MAKTNVRIGAFEIDDAELHGEQQGERTLSIPCKSDPDLCMQLDAWDADTSVPAILDGEHSVLYRKHYDRQSDAWVMRLA
- a CDS encoding PqiB family protein, encoding MSQETPASPTEAKIKTKRRISPFWLLPVIALLIAGWLIWTSYQDRGTTITIDFQSANGIVPGRTPIRYQGVEVGTVENISLSKDLSKIEVSASVKGDMKDALRKETQFWLVTPKASLAGVSGLDALVGGNYIGMMPGQGEPEDHFVALDTQPKYHINNGELMIHLKSADLGSLTSGSLVYFRKIPVGRVYDYAINPNNQGVTIDVLIERRFTNLVKKESRFWNVSGVKADVSLSGAKVQLDSLSALVNGAIAFDSPDNSPQAQQNTDYHLYEDLAHSQRGVVVNLELPDGAGLKAGSTPLMYQGLEVGQLSKLNLNPDGKVTGEMTVDPSVVSLLREKTLIQMKKPKISLDNPSVSALLTGTTFELVPGEGEPRNQFAVLPADKSILEEPDVATVTLTAPESYGIDAGQPLILHGVQVGQVLERKLNADGVTFQVAVMPEYRSLVRGDSKFVVNSRIDVKVGIDGVQFLGASASEWVNGGIRIIPGDKGAMQSRYPLYANQEKALENSMSDLPTTTLTLSAETLPDVQAGSVVLYRKFAVGEIITVQPRKSAFEINIHIKPEYRHLLTSNSVFWAEGGAKVQLNGSGLTVQASPLSRALKGAISFDNLSGASASARIDNKRVLYASETAARAVGGQITLHTFDAGKIAEGMPIRYLGIDIGQIQSLKLITAKNEVQAKAVLYPEYVDTFARAGTRFSVITPQISAAGVEHLDTLFQAYVNVEPGRGSPRRDFEIQETTISDSRYIDGLSIIVEVPEAGSLGIGTPVLFRGLEVGTVTGLMLGSMSDRVMVQLRISKRYQYLVRNNSVFWLASGYSLDFGLIGGVVKTGTFNQFIRGGIAFATPTGTPLAPKAQDGKHFLLLESEPKEWREWGTALPR
- a CDS encoding spore coat U domain-containing protein, with protein sequence MLRPEWLTLFLLFASGAQAATVQKTFKVSAQITAGCALGAGDGSQTTDFGTLSFGTLSSLYNNVDVASTSGAGSIIVTCTPGTSISIALDYGVNGGSATQRFMSSAGKTLAYQLYQDANRSTVWGNNTQALSVASFPSTTQTYTVYGRLFATNGFPAVGSYTDTVTVTLTY
- a CDS encoding molecular chaperone, whose amino-acid sequence is MIRCRFTPFIFALSIPSSALAASSVLVWPIFQTIESHEKGSELWLENRGSTPVNLQLRVFAWDQKASADTYADQRDVVASPPFTTVAPGQRQLVRLMRVAPVAAGIEKSYRIVIDEIPQAQPASPVDKNSAGLKMRMRYVLPLFTYGQGIVPLKNDGPAEAVRTTLRWSLSQQNNRQALCIDNTGNQHARLSTVYWANANGKGQIPQANGLLGYVLAQRKSCFPTAGNSPLPSGMHLFAKLTDNGQAVEIPANR
- the rsmF gene encoding 16S rRNA (cytosine(1407)-C(5))-methyltransferase RsmF — encoded protein: MAQNAVFLPEEFLAQMRAAMPAHLSFDDFIAACQRPLRRSIRVNTLKISVADFLQLVAPYGWQLTPVPWCAEGFWIERENEDALPLGSTAEHLSGLFYIQEASSMLPVAALFADGATPQRVMDVAAAPGSKTTQIAARMGNEGGILANEYSASRVKVLHANISRCGISNVALTHFDGRVFGAALPECFDAILLDAPCSGEGVVRKDPDALKNWSPESNAEIAQTQRELIDSAFHALRPGGTLVYSTCTLNRQENEEVVNGLLARYPQAVEVLPLATLFPQASEALTEEGFLHVFPQIFDCEGFFVARLHKTAAIEPLPAPGYKVGKFPFTPLKDRESAAIASAAAAVGLQWTSDHRLWQRDKEIWLFPQALEELFGKVRFSRIGIRLAETHNKGYRWQHEAVIALAASDSPFELTQAEAEEWYRGRDIYPETPPQQDDTIVTFQGAPLGLAKKVGSRLKNSYPRDLVRDGKLFNTKA
- a CDS encoding spore coat U domain-containing protein encodes the protein MNVKTISRSILGGLISAIVILQPASAAGTLSGQIGVQVTLGSGCSVSNVRDGENNRWGNINFGNYGDLVNSIDASIVGSGGGNALTVTCTQDLDSTLTLDGGQSGDADLRYMKNAGGTQQIAYRLYSDTARSNEILPGGTIAIVGTGSPQAIPVFARIRPEDQSVNAPTAGEYNDIVTATLTW
- a CDS encoding VirK/YbjX family protein; translated protein: MEYKPNNNEVLIVTDNSLHSASVAERRPHLITDLVMGRLTPAPIWQKRNYRIKFLLRTALFYAPTRSMLESLSARADFNQLLAAQVTLPGKVHRQYLSRGLNASQRAQAIISHYQFVDSLGNSRLANAMTAAQEMPLLELTGKDGSRFTLSASSAGKAEREGETTLWLRDDDEVVLASTTFSVIRQQEQWQLTIGGLQGPRSTISHEVIKRATRACHGLFPKRLLLEFIWLMAARCNIHQIYAVSDNGHVFRALRYRLSKGRHFHASYDEFWQSIEGVPDGAWRWRLPLKLERKTLESIASKKRAEYRRRFQLLDDMAARMAQLVD
- a CDS encoding Ecr family regulatory small membrane protein — translated: MFAAFWFIFSGRIWLLGSSPETGLYPTFTAPE